A genomic segment from Actinomadura hallensis encodes:
- a CDS encoding MBL fold metallo-hydrolase has translation MIEIVPIDTPTLGDRSYFVTDGEVAFVVDPQRDIDRVLALAEERGVRVADVFETHIHNDYVTGGLALARATGAAYHVNSADPVEFEHDAVSDGDVIEVGARMRVRVVATPGHTFTHLAYVLEAPGRAPAVFSGGSLLYGSTGRPDLLGPSHTHELVTAQYGSVQRLARELPDDAEIFPTHGFGSFCSATQSQAEASTIGREKRTNPALTLDEKEYVESLLAGLDAWPAYYAHMGPSNSAGPAAPDLSEPRRADAAELRRRIEAGEWVVDLRTRTAFAAGHMAGSLNFGLDGPMATYLGWLIPWGTPVTLLGETPEDVAEAQRELVRIGIDRPAAAATGGPERWADGEPLASFDRASFDELAAVRHHRPVVVLDVRRVQEWEQSHIEGAVHIPLHELPQRLDEVPDGEVWVHCQGGYRAAVAASLLAAAGRRVVAIDDEYGARAGLPTAAAAV, from the coding sequence ATGATCGAGATCGTTCCGATCGACACCCCCACGCTGGGTGACCGCAGCTACTTCGTCACCGACGGCGAAGTCGCCTTCGTGGTCGATCCGCAGCGTGACATCGACCGCGTGCTCGCCCTGGCGGAGGAACGGGGAGTGCGGGTCGCCGATGTGTTCGAGACCCACATCCACAACGACTACGTGACCGGCGGCCTGGCGCTGGCGCGGGCCACGGGCGCCGCGTACCACGTGAACTCGGCCGATCCGGTGGAGTTCGAGCACGACGCCGTGTCCGACGGTGACGTGATCGAGGTCGGCGCGCGCATGCGGGTGAGGGTCGTGGCGACGCCGGGCCACACGTTCACCCACCTGGCCTACGTCCTGGAGGCCCCGGGCAGGGCGCCCGCGGTCTTCTCGGGCGGGTCCCTGCTGTACGGGTCCACGGGGCGGCCGGACCTGCTCGGGCCCTCCCACACCCACGAGCTGGTGACGGCCCAGTACGGGTCGGTGCAGCGGCTGGCGCGCGAACTGCCCGACGACGCCGAGATCTTCCCCACGCACGGGTTCGGGAGCTTCTGCTCCGCCACCCAGTCGCAGGCCGAGGCGTCCACGATCGGGCGGGAGAAGCGCACCAACCCCGCGCTCACGCTGGACGAGAAGGAGTACGTGGAGTCGCTGCTCGCCGGGCTGGACGCCTGGCCCGCGTACTACGCCCACATGGGGCCGTCCAACAGCGCGGGTCCCGCGGCGCCCGACCTGTCGGAGCCGCGCCGCGCGGACGCGGCCGAGCTGCGGCGGCGCATCGAGGCGGGGGAGTGGGTCGTCGACCTGCGGACCCGCACGGCGTTCGCGGCCGGGCACATGGCCGGGAGCCTGAACTTCGGGCTCGACGGCCCGATGGCGACCTACCTCGGCTGGCTCATCCCGTGGGGCACCCCGGTGACCCTGCTCGGCGAGACGCCGGAGGACGTGGCCGAGGCCCAGCGCGAACTCGTGCGGATCGGCATCGACCGGCCGGCCGCGGCCGCCACCGGCGGTCCCGAGCGCTGGGCGGACGGGGAGCCCCTGGCGTCCTTTGACCGGGCGTCGTTCGACGAGCTGGCCGCCGTGCGCCACCACCGGCCGGTCGTGGTCCTGGACGTGCGCCGGGTCCAGGAGTGGGAGCAGTCCCACATCGAGGGCGCCGTCCACATCCCGCTGCACGAACTGCCGCAGCGCCTGGACGAGGTGCCCGACGGCGAGGTCTGGGTGCACTGCCAGGGCGGCTACCGCGCCGCCGTCGCCGCCTCGCTGCTGGCCGCCGCCGGCCGGCGCGTCGTCGCCATCGACGACGAGTACGGCGCCCGCGCGGGCCTGCCGACCGCCGCGGCCGCCGTCTGA
- the efeB gene encoding iron uptake transporter deferrochelatase/peroxidase subunit: protein MKNSDATRGITRRRLLGVAGGAGAAGLLGGGVADAVARRWAGPAETPLTATGATAVPFHGRHQAGITTPPQAWGHLVAFDLVPDAGRPEAAALMRRWSRAAEAMTAGRPPEGDNQIALDAGPCSLTVTFGFGRTFFGKTGLEDRMPEALVEMPPFPGDDLDRSRSDGDLWVQIGADDPLVAVHALRVLQRAASGTAAVRWQMNGFNRARGATERPRTVRNLMGQIDGTANPDPSDPDFDAKIFVGGATGGEAWMDGGSYAVVRRIRMLLDHWERLPVDRQERVIGRRKDTGAPLSGGTETTPADLTATGPDGTLAIPGDAHIRVAAPASNGGATMLRRSFSYHDGHRDDGAPDAGLLFVAWQADPTEGFIKVQRKLAGGDSLSRFLKHESSAMFAVPGGAEDPDDYVGRSLLEP, encoded by the coding sequence ATGAAGAACTCCGACGCCACGCGCGGCATCACCCGCCGCCGGCTGCTGGGCGTCGCCGGCGGCGCCGGAGCCGCGGGACTCCTCGGCGGCGGCGTGGCCGACGCGGTGGCCCGGCGGTGGGCGGGGCCCGCCGAGACGCCCCTGACGGCGACGGGCGCCACCGCCGTCCCGTTCCACGGCCGCCACCAGGCCGGGATCACGACCCCGCCGCAGGCGTGGGGGCACCTGGTCGCCTTCGACCTGGTCCCGGACGCCGGCCGTCCCGAGGCCGCCGCGCTGATGCGCCGCTGGTCGCGGGCGGCCGAGGCGATGACCGCGGGGCGGCCGCCCGAGGGCGACAACCAGATCGCGCTGGACGCCGGACCGTGCTCCCTCACCGTGACGTTCGGGTTCGGCCGCACGTTCTTCGGCAAGACGGGGCTGGAGGACCGCATGCCCGAGGCGCTGGTGGAGATGCCGCCCTTCCCCGGCGACGACCTCGACCGGTCCCGCAGCGACGGCGACCTGTGGGTGCAGATCGGCGCGGACGACCCGCTGGTCGCCGTGCACGCGCTGCGCGTCCTGCAGCGCGCCGCGTCCGGGACGGCGGCGGTCCGGTGGCAGATGAACGGCTTCAACCGCGCCCGGGGCGCGACCGAGCGGCCGAGGACCGTCCGCAACCTCATGGGGCAGATCGACGGCACCGCCAACCCCGATCCGTCCGATCCGGACTTCGACGCCAAGATCTTCGTCGGCGGCGCCACCGGCGGCGAGGCGTGGATGGACGGCGGGTCCTACGCGGTCGTCCGCCGCATCCGGATGCTGCTCGACCACTGGGAGCGGCTGCCGGTGGACCGGCAGGAGCGCGTCATCGGCCGCCGCAAGGACACCGGGGCGCCGCTCTCCGGCGGCACCGAGACCACGCCCGCGGACCTGACCGCGACGGGGCCGGACGGGACGCTCGCCATCCCCGGCGACGCGCACATCAGGGTGGCGGCGCCCGCGTCGAACGGCGGCGCGACCATGCTGCGCCGCAGCTTCTCCTACCACGACGGCCACCGCGACGACGGCGCACCCGACGCGGGCCTGCTGTTCGTCGCCTGGCAGGCCGACCCGACCGAGGGCTTCATCAAGGTGCAGCGCAAGCTCGCAGGCGGCGACAGCCTCAGTCGTTTCCTGAAGCACGAGTCCAGCGCGATGTTCGCGGTCCCCGGCGGCGCCGAGGACCCGGACGACTACGTGGGCCGCTCCCTCCTGGAACCCTGA
- a CDS encoding sulfite exporter TauE/SafE family protein: MTLALTLAAALAVGVSLGLLGGGGSILTVPILVYVAGVEAKQAIAMSLFVVGTTALTSLLPHARGGRVRWRTGLLFGAAGMAGAYAGGRVAALLPAAVLLAAFAVMMAVTALAMLRGRSAPSGSGPANRPVPRILTEGFVVGAVTGMVGAGGGFLVVPALVLLGGLSMPAAIGTSLMVIAMKSFAGLAGYLHGVDLDWPLTFAVTGAAALGALGGSHLAGRVDPERLRRAFGWFVLGMAGFVLAGQAPADARHALLGTLPGRTALAALAVATAALLICRARRRRALRSRHETGRWITCRSGAAPGSSHTGSSHTVV; encoded by the coding sequence ATGACGCTCGCACTGACCCTGGCCGCCGCCCTCGCAGTCGGCGTCTCGCTCGGACTGCTGGGCGGCGGCGGGTCCATCCTCACCGTGCCGATCCTGGTCTACGTGGCCGGGGTCGAGGCCAAGCAGGCGATCGCCATGTCGCTGTTCGTCGTGGGAACGACAGCGCTGACGAGCCTCCTGCCGCACGCCCGCGGCGGGCGGGTCCGCTGGCGCACCGGCCTGCTGTTCGGCGCCGCCGGCATGGCGGGCGCCTACGCCGGCGGGCGGGTCGCCGCCCTCCTCCCCGCCGCCGTGCTGCTGGCCGCCTTCGCGGTGATGATGGCGGTGACCGCGCTGGCGATGCTGCGCGGCCGGTCCGCGCCCTCCGGGAGCGGACCGGCGAACCGCCCGGTGCCGCGGATCCTTACCGAGGGGTTCGTCGTGGGGGCCGTCACCGGGATGGTGGGGGCGGGCGGCGGGTTCCTCGTCGTCCCCGCGCTCGTCCTGCTGGGCGGCCTGTCCATGCCCGCCGCCATCGGCACCTCTCTGATGGTCATCGCGATGAAGTCCTTCGCGGGCCTGGCCGGCTACCTGCACGGCGTCGACCTGGACTGGCCGCTCACGTTCGCGGTCACCGGCGCGGCGGCGCTCGGCGCGCTGGGGGGCTCCCACCTGGCCGGACGCGTCGACCCGGAGCGGCTCCGCCGGGCGTTCGGCTGGTTCGTCCTGGGGATGGCCGGGTTCGTCCTCGCCGGGCAGGCGCCGGCGGACGCCCGCCACGCGCTGCTCGGCACCCTCCCCGGCCGGACGGCGCTCGCGGCCCTCGCCGTCGCCACCGCCGCGCTCCTGATCTGCCGGGCGAGGCGGCGGCGGGCCCTTCGCTCGCGACACGAAACCGGCAGGTGGATCACCTGCCGGTCCGGGGCGGCCCCGGGTTCGTCTCACACGGGTTCGTCTCACACCGTGGTGTAG
- a CDS encoding heavy metal translocating P-type ATPase translates to MEASGFLTRRGHELLFAVTAGGLAAGAAAHRLWSPDAAGAVWSLVTLFALAPAVWWVGKDLARRRFGSDVIAVLALAGTLAVGEPFAGSVIAVMLTGGQLLEERAGRRARRDLGTLLSLAPRVAHRRGAGGLETVDVGEVRPGDRLVVRSGETVPVDGQVEEGTAVLDESTLTGEPLPVERPAGDAVRAGTVNSGAPFELRATSDARTSTYAGIVRLAEEAAAESAPFVRLADRYAALFLPLTLLLAGAAWLAAGDAVRAVAVLVVATPCPLILAAPIAFVSGLSRSARRGVVVKGGSALERLAEARVLLFDKTGTVTTGRPSLDEVVTAPDAPPGDPLLLAASVDQVSPHVLASSVVRAARERGHRLLTPADVTESAGEGVRGTVGGRRVGVGKAAFAGEADEEWLRRVRNRAAARGAITVFVGVDGRIAGVLLMRDRVRPDAARTMRLLRRSGIGRAVMVTGDRRDFAEPIAELVGADAVHADQTPAGKVAVVREESARAPTVMVGDGVNDAPALAAAGVGVALGARGATASSEAADVVITVDRLERLAETLAIARRTRSVARQSVLVGMGLSLTAMVAAAFGLLTPAAGALLQEGIDVAAILSALRVLGPGPDRRPRLRGDDAELVRRLDEEHRALWPRIERLPELAAVISGHGARDGARADGAQRREAAMDTLSEFLTDLAEHERKDERLLYPAVARALGGTDPTGAMSRGHTEIARLTRRVRALLAELRAEPAAPEPARDLRRTVQELYAVLRLHFAQEEENYFVLADTDHPARRK, encoded by the coding sequence ATGGAAGCGTCCGGTTTTCTCACGCGGCGGGGACATGAACTGCTGTTCGCCGTGACCGCCGGCGGGCTCGCCGCGGGCGCGGCGGCGCACCGGCTGTGGTCGCCGGACGCCGCCGGGGCCGTCTGGTCGCTGGTGACGCTCTTCGCCCTGGCGCCGGCGGTGTGGTGGGTCGGGAAGGACCTGGCGCGCCGCCGCTTCGGCAGCGACGTGATCGCCGTCCTCGCGCTCGCCGGGACGCTGGCCGTGGGCGAGCCGTTCGCCGGATCCGTGATCGCGGTGATGCTCACCGGCGGCCAGCTGCTGGAGGAGCGGGCGGGACGGCGCGCCCGCCGCGACCTCGGGACGCTGCTGTCGCTCGCGCCACGGGTGGCGCACCGCCGCGGCGCCGGCGGCCTCGAGACCGTCGACGTCGGGGAGGTACGTCCCGGCGACCGGCTGGTCGTCCGCTCCGGCGAGACCGTCCCGGTGGACGGGCAGGTGGAGGAGGGCACCGCCGTCCTCGACGAGTCGACGCTCACCGGGGAGCCGCTGCCCGTCGAACGCCCGGCCGGGGACGCGGTGCGCGCCGGCACGGTCAACTCCGGCGCGCCGTTCGAGCTGCGCGCCACCAGCGACGCCCGCACCAGCACCTACGCGGGGATCGTCCGGCTCGCCGAGGAGGCCGCCGCCGAGAGCGCGCCGTTCGTCCGGCTCGCCGACCGGTACGCGGCGCTGTTCCTGCCCCTCACGCTGCTGCTGGCGGGGGCGGCGTGGCTCGCGGCCGGGGACGCGGTGCGGGCCGTGGCCGTGCTGGTGGTCGCGACGCCCTGCCCGCTGATCCTGGCGGCGCCGATCGCGTTCGTGTCCGGCCTGTCGCGGTCCGCGCGGCGGGGCGTGGTGGTGAAGGGCGGCAGCGCGCTGGAGCGCCTCGCCGAGGCGCGGGTGCTGCTGTTCGACAAGACCGGCACCGTCACCACCGGGCGTCCCTCGCTCGACGAGGTCGTCACCGCGCCGGACGCGCCGCCCGGGGACCCCCTCCTCCTCGCCGCGTCCGTCGACCAGGTGTCCCCGCACGTGCTCGCCTCGTCGGTCGTGCGCGCGGCGCGCGAGCGCGGACATCGGCTCCTCACCCCCGCCGACGTGACCGAGAGCGCCGGGGAGGGCGTGCGCGGCACGGTCGGCGGGCGGCGGGTCGGCGTCGGGAAGGCCGCCTTCGCCGGGGAGGCCGACGAGGAGTGGCTGCGGCGGGTCCGCAACCGGGCCGCCGCGCGCGGCGCGATCACCGTGTTCGTCGGGGTGGACGGGCGGATCGCCGGCGTCCTGCTGATGCGCGACCGGGTCCGCCCCGACGCGGCGCGGACGATGCGGCTGCTGCGCCGCTCCGGCATCGGCCGCGCGGTCATGGTCACCGGGGACCGGCGGGACTTCGCCGAGCCGATCGCCGAGCTCGTCGGGGCCGACGCCGTCCACGCCGACCAGACGCCCGCCGGCAAGGTCGCGGTCGTCCGCGAGGAGAGCGCGCGGGCCCCCACGGTGATGGTCGGCGACGGCGTCAACGACGCCCCGGCGCTGGCCGCGGCCGGGGTCGGCGTCGCGCTCGGCGCCCGCGGCGCGACCGCCTCGTCCGAGGCCGCCGACGTCGTGATCACGGTGGACCGGCTGGAGCGGCTGGCCGAGACGCTCGCGATCGCGCGGCGCACCCGGTCGGTCGCGCGGCAGAGCGTCCTGGTGGGGATGGGCCTGTCGCTGACCGCGATGGTCGCCGCGGCGTTCGGGCTGCTGACCCCGGCGGCGGGCGCGCTGCTCCAGGAGGGCATCGACGTCGCGGCGATCCTGTCGGCGCTGCGCGTGCTCGGCCCCGGACCCGACCGGCGGCCTCGGCTGCGCGGGGACGATGCGGAGCTCGTCCGGCGGCTGGACGAGGAGCACCGGGCGCTGTGGCCGCGGATCGAGCGGCTCCCGGAGCTGGCCGCCGTCATCTCCGGCCACGGCGCCCGCGACGGCGCCCGCGCCGATGGCGCCCAGAGGCGGGAGGCGGCGATGGACACGCTGTCGGAGTTCCTCACGGACCTGGCGGAGCACGAGCGCAAGGACGAGCGGCTGCTGTACCCGGCGGTGGCCCGCGCGCTCGGCGGGACCGACCCCACCGGCGCGATGAGCCGCGGCCACACCGAGATCGCCCGGCTGACGCGGCGCGTCCGCGCGCTGCTCGCGGAGCTGCGGGCCGAGCCCGCCGCCCCGGAACCGGCGCGGGACCTGCGCCGGACCGTCCAGGAGCTGTACGCCGTCCTCCGGCTGCACTTCGCGCAGGAGGAGGAGAACTACTTCGTCCTCGCCGACACCGACCATCCGGCCCGGCGAAAGTGA
- a CDS encoding CBS domain-containing protein — translation MKRRTVQDVMTENVVTVTEETPFAEIAEVLAEHGISGVPVVDGEGRVAGIVTESDLLRKQEYKDEDGGRRSLRALLRRDAEAEAKAAAVDARGLMTAPVVSVAPDTPLNEAARLLNSHGFKAMPVIDADGRLAGIVARRDLLSVFHRSDAEIRDEVVEDVIIRKLWHDPAVLHVRVENGVVHLTGRVEVKSLIPIVVRMVRRVEGVVDVVHTLGYDHDDTRAHRYTTV, via the coding sequence ATGAAACGCCGCACGGTCCAGGACGTCATGACCGAGAACGTGGTGACCGTGACCGAGGAGACCCCGTTCGCCGAGATCGCCGAGGTGCTCGCCGAGCACGGCATCAGCGGCGTGCCCGTCGTGGACGGCGAGGGCCGCGTCGCCGGCATCGTCACCGAGTCGGACCTGCTCCGCAAGCAGGAGTACAAGGACGAGGACGGCGGGCGCCGCTCGCTGCGGGCCCTCCTGCGGCGCGACGCCGAGGCCGAGGCGAAGGCCGCGGCCGTCGACGCCCGCGGGCTGATGACCGCGCCGGTCGTCTCCGTCGCGCCGGACACCCCGCTCAACGAGGCCGCGCGCCTGCTGAACTCCCACGGGTTCAAGGCGATGCCCGTCATCGACGCCGACGGCCGCCTCGCCGGCATCGTGGCCCGCCGCGACCTGCTGAGCGTGTTCCACCGCTCCGACGCCGAGATCCGCGACGAGGTCGTCGAGGACGTCATCATCAGGAAGCTGTGGCACGACCCCGCCGTCCTGCACGTCCGCGTCGAGAACGGCGTCGTCCACCTGACCGGCCGCGTCGAGGTGAAGAGCCTGATCCCGATCGTCGTCCGCATGGTCCGCCGGGTCGAGGGCGTCGTGGACGTCGTCCACACCCTCGGCTACGACCACGACGACACCCGCGCCCACCGCTACACCACGGTGTGA
- a CDS encoding acyl-CoA dehydrogenase family protein encodes MTGATTIDPALQDMMTSVFADHDPETPAESLWRTLESLGLARLTTPEDRGGSGAGWAEAAALLRTAAAHGVPVPLAENDLLANWLLAEAGLPSDAGRRTACVLDDTGTAHAVPWAADADRVTVLWSTGDGWRVADVPPSSLRVERGTNLAGEPRDTVHAPADVLSGAPVGDHAAEEFMLRGALARALQMTGAMDTILRLSIEHATTRTQFGRPLTRFQAVQHLIADMAAESALARAATDGALPGDPAPSGTALTSFAVAVARSCAGHAATKVVRNAHQVHGAIGTTTEHPLHRHTLPVLAWRAEFGSLHHWDDLLTRAAASTDQNIWRLITGD; translated from the coding sequence ATGACCGGAGCGACGACCATTGATCCCGCACTGCAGGACATGATGACGTCGGTCTTCGCCGACCACGACCCGGAGACCCCCGCCGAGTCCCTGTGGCGGACGCTGGAATCGCTGGGCCTGGCCCGCCTCACCACCCCCGAGGATCGCGGCGGCAGCGGCGCCGGATGGGCCGAGGCCGCCGCGCTCCTGCGCACCGCCGCCGCCCACGGCGTCCCCGTCCCCCTCGCCGAGAACGACCTGCTGGCCAACTGGCTCCTGGCCGAGGCCGGCCTGCCGTCCGACGCGGGCCGCCGCACCGCCTGCGTCCTGGACGACACCGGAACCGCCCACGCCGTGCCCTGGGCCGCCGACGCCGACCGCGTCACCGTGCTCTGGTCGACCGGCGACGGCTGGCGGGTGGCCGACGTCCCCCCTTCGTCCCTGCGCGTCGAACGCGGAACGAACCTGGCCGGCGAACCCCGCGACACCGTCCACGCGCCCGCGGACGTCCTGTCCGGCGCCCCGGTCGGCGACCACGCCGCCGAGGAGTTCATGCTCCGCGGAGCGCTGGCCCGCGCCCTGCAGATGACCGGCGCGATGGACACGATCCTGCGTCTCAGCATCGAGCACGCCACCACGCGCACCCAGTTCGGCCGCCCCCTGACCCGTTTCCAGGCCGTCCAGCACCTCATCGCCGACATGGCGGCGGAGTCCGCACTGGCCAGGGCGGCGACGGACGGCGCGCTGCCCGGCGACCCCGCCCCGTCCGGCACCGCCCTCACCTCGTTCGCGGTCGCCGTGGCCAGGTCGTGCGCCGGTCACGCGGCCACGAAGGTGGTCCGCAACGCCCACCAGGTCCACGGCGCCATCGGAACCACCACCGAACATCCGCTCCACCGCCACACCCTCCCCGTCCTGGCTTGGCGCGCGGAGTTCGGCTCCCTCCACCACTGGGACGACCTCCTCACCCGAGCCGCCGCCTCCACGGACCAGAACATCTGGCGCCTCATCACCGGCGACTGA
- a CDS encoding rhodanese-like domain-containing protein — translation MTKKTTQRIDAASLRDRIGGPDAPRLLDVRTPREFAAAHIPGSYNVPLDTLREHCDELRGSLERVVLVCRTGNRATQAERALSRAGLTDVQILDGGIVAWEAAGAPLNRGRAGWDLERQVRLVAGILVLTGVLGGTVVPGLEWLAGAVGAGLAIAALTNTCLMGSLLARLPFNRAPACNAGDVAAMLRDR, via the coding sequence ATGACGAAGAAGACCACCCAGAGGATCGACGCCGCGTCCCTGCGCGACCGCATCGGCGGCCCGGACGCGCCGCGCCTGCTGGACGTGCGGACCCCGCGCGAGTTCGCCGCGGCGCACATTCCCGGTTCCTACAACGTCCCGCTGGACACGCTCCGGGAGCACTGCGACGAACTGCGCGGCAGCCTGGAGCGCGTCGTGCTGGTGTGCCGCACCGGCAACCGCGCGACCCAGGCGGAGCGTGCGCTCAGCCGGGCGGGCCTGACCGACGTGCAGATTCTGGACGGCGGCATCGTCGCCTGGGAGGCGGCCGGCGCGCCGCTCAACCGCGGCCGGGCCGGCTGGGACCTCGAACGCCAGGTTCGGCTGGTCGCCGGCATCCTGGTGCTCACCGGCGTCCTCGGCGGCACCGTCGTTCCCGGGCTCGAATGGCTGGCCGGCGCGGTCGGCGCCGGGCTCGCGATCGCCGCACTGACCAACACCTGCCTGATGGGCTCGCTGCTGGCCCGCCTTCCCTTCAACCGGGCACCCGCCTGTAACGCAGGGGACGTCGCAGCGATGCTGCGTGATCGGTGA
- a CDS encoding STAS domain-containing protein, translating to MSVNATRECAPARITAISRDVTGATRVAVAGELDIASAADFAIELAGLIEERGPDIVVDVSGLTFCDARGLAAFVAADGRARSRGGSVTLTGVRSQLARILHVTRLDERFMRPRAAGWTRGVPGSAVDPERPGGRWPVLKPWSRSPERTPARVRAARR from the coding sequence ATGAGCGTCAACGCGACCCGGGAGTGCGCGCCCGCGCGGATCACCGCGATCTCGCGCGATGTGACGGGTGCGACGCGGGTGGCGGTCGCCGGAGAACTGGACATCGCGTCCGCCGCCGACTTCGCCATCGAGCTGGCCGGCCTCATCGAGGAGCGCGGGCCCGACATCGTGGTCGACGTGTCCGGCCTGACGTTCTGCGACGCGCGGGGGCTCGCCGCCTTCGTCGCCGCCGACGGGCGGGCGCGGAGCCGCGGCGGATCGGTCACGCTGACCGGCGTCCGCTCCCAGCTGGCGAGAATCCTGCACGTCACCCGCCTCGACGAGCGGTTCATGCGTCCCCGCGCCGCCGGATGGACGAGGGGCGTCCCCGGAAGCGCCGTGGACCCCGAGCGGCCGGGCGGCCGGTGGCCGGTGCTGAAGCCATGGTCGCGGTCGCCGGAGAGGACGCCCGCACGCGTCCGCGCGGCACGACGGTGA
- a CDS encoding copper chaperone PCu(A)C translates to MRRAAAAAALAVVAATAACSASGASSGDAAPDGPRLSVTGAYVPEPPLDDMAAGYFTVANTGSEPDKLTSVTSDIAGDVSMHSTTPEGAMKEEKELPVPAGGKLELRTGGLHLMLMDLKRKPAVGDTVTFTLRFATSEPITVRAPVKPATHRNDHSHRNAH, encoded by the coding sequence GTGAGGCGCGCGGCCGCCGCCGCGGCCCTCGCGGTCGTCGCCGCGACGGCGGCGTGCTCGGCGTCCGGCGCGTCCTCGGGCGACGCCGCGCCGGACGGCCCGCGGCTGTCGGTGACGGGCGCCTACGTGCCCGAACCCCCGCTGGACGACATGGCCGCCGGATACTTCACCGTCGCCAACACCGGGTCGGAGCCCGACAAGCTGACCTCGGTGACCAGCGACATCGCGGGCGACGTGTCCATGCACAGCACCACGCCGGAAGGCGCGATGAAGGAGGAGAAGGAGCTCCCCGTCCCCGCGGGCGGCAAGCTCGAACTGCGCACCGGCGGGCTCCACCTGATGCTGATGGACCTGAAGCGCAAGCCGGCCGTCGGCGACACCGTCACCTTCACCCTGCGGTTCGCGACCTCGGAGCCGATCACCGTGCGGGCGCCCGTCAAGCCCGCGACGCACCGGAACGATCACTCGCACCGCAACGCTCACTGA
- a CDS encoding SCO family protein: MRAWTHASTRPSRRRARAAGAAAVLAAICMGAAACGAGTTADDPVAAETATADPGSGNALRPPRPLQKPDLKLTDDEGRPFDLVRETAGKPTLLFFGYTHCPDVCPTTLADLATAVKKLPEADQDRVRVVFVTTDPARDKPERVREWLQAFDDRFIGLTGDFDAIRNAARSVGVAVEKPVENDDGTVTATHGGQVLAFSPSDDRAHVIFTSGATTEQFSAELPGLVKGEA, from the coding sequence ATGCGTGCCTGGACGCATGCTTCGACCCGTCCCTCGCGCCGGCGCGCCCGCGCGGCCGGGGCGGCCGCCGTGCTCGCGGCGATCTGCATGGGCGCCGCGGCGTGCGGCGCCGGGACGACGGCGGACGATCCCGTCGCCGCCGAGACGGCCACCGCGGACCCCGGGAGCGGGAACGCGCTTCGGCCCCCGCGCCCGCTGCAGAAACCGGACCTGAAACTGACCGACGACGAGGGGAGGCCGTTCGACCTCGTCAGGGAGACGGCGGGCAAGCCGACCCTGCTGTTCTTCGGCTACACGCACTGCCCCGACGTGTGCCCGACGACGCTGGCGGACCTGGCGACCGCGGTGAAGAAGCTCCCCGAGGCCGACCAGGACCGGGTCCGGGTGGTCTTCGTGACCACCGACCCCGCCCGCGACAAGCCCGAGCGCGTGCGCGAGTGGCTCCAGGCGTTCGACGACCGCTTCATCGGGCTGACCGGAGACTTCGACGCGATCAGGAACGCGGCGCGCTCCGTCGGGGTCGCGGTGGAGAAGCCGGTAGAGAACGACGACGGCACCGTGACCGCGACCCACGGCGGGCAGGTGCTCGCGTTCTCCCCGTCCGATGACAGGGCCCACGTGATCTTCACGTCCGGGGCGACGACCGAGCAGTTCTCGGCCGAGCTGCCGGGGCTCGTCAAGGGGGAGGCGTGA
- a CDS encoding metal-sensitive transcriptional regulator: MKLDADSLSDALVRLRRAQGQLGGVIQMIEDERDCKDVIAQLAAVSRALDRAGFKIIATGLEKCLQEGADSEQAELDRAQLEKLFMSLA, encoded by the coding sequence GTGAAACTCGACGCGGATTCGCTGTCCGACGCCCTCGTCCGCCTGCGCCGCGCGCAGGGACAGCTGGGCGGTGTCATCCAGATGATCGAGGACGAGCGCGACTGCAAGGACGTGATCGCTCAGCTCGCCGCGGTCTCCCGCGCCCTCGACCGCGCAGGCTTCAAGATCATCGCAACGGGCCTGGAGAAGTGCCTCCAGGAGGGCGCCGACTCCGAACAGGCCGAACTCGACCGAGCCCAGCTCGAAAAGCTCTTCATGAGCCTCGCCTGA